The following coding sequences are from one Clostridioides difficile ATCC 9689 = DSM 1296 window:
- the hisC gene encoding histidinol-phosphate transaminase — protein sequence MREKESIRELRGYEPNHVNCKVKLDANEGSKRLFKYLIKEISDSDIDLNLYPEDSYSDLKESIIDYINISGVNKKNLLVGNGSSEIIDLIIHTFVDKDEVILSFSPSFSMYSIYSQINGSKFIGVESDENLVINIDNVIEKVKENNPKIVIVCNPNNPTGTILKREEIIKLLDSTNSLVVLDEAYMDFGEESMLSDVFKYDNLIVLRTLSKAFGLAGIRTGYMLSNSSLINSVEKVRPPYNLNSLSDFIATRALRNKDVVKAYIKEVKEEREVLYEEMIGMGIKAYKSQANFILFYSEIENLSQKLIDRGVLIRKFGGKLENYYRVTIGDKEENSMFVGAIRDILKKEK from the coding sequence TTGAGAGAAAAAGAAAGCATAAGAGAGTTAAGGGGATATGAACCAAATCACGTAAACTGTAAAGTAAAACTTGATGCAAATGAAGGAAGTAAGAGGTTGTTTAAATACCTTATTAAAGAAATTTCAGATAGTGATATAGATTTAAATTTATATCCTGAAGATTCTTATAGTGATTTGAAAGAATCTATAATAGATTACATAAATATTTCTGGAGTAAATAAGAAAAATCTTCTAGTAGGAAACGGTTCAAGTGAAATAATTGATTTAATAATACATACTTTTGTAGATAAAGATGAAGTAATATTGAGTTTCTCTCCAAGTTTTAGTATGTATTCTATATATAGTCAGATAAATGGGTCTAAATTTATAGGTGTTGAAAGTGATGAAAATTTAGTTATAAATATAGATAATGTGATTGAAAAAGTAAAGGAGAATAATCCTAAAATAGTAATTGTATGTAATCCTAATAATCCAACGGGAACAATATTAAAGAGGGAAGAGATAATAAAGCTTTTAGATTCAACTAATAGTCTAGTGGTTTTAGATGAAGCATATATGGATTTTGGAGAAGAAAGCATGTTAAGTGATGTTTTTAAGTATGATAATCTAATAGTTCTTAGAACTTTATCAAAGGCATTTGGATTGGCTGGAATAAGAACAGGATATATGTTATCTAATAGTAGTTTAATAAATTCTGTTGAGAAAGTAAGACCTCCATATAATTTAAATTCATTATCAGACTTTATTGCTACAAGAGCACTTAGAAATAAAGATGTGGTAAAGGCTTATATAAAGGAAGTAAAAGAGGAAAGAGAAGTTTTATATGAAGAAATGATTGGTATGGGAATTAAAGCATACAAATCACAAGCAAATTTTATATTATTTTATTCTGAAATCGAAAATTTATCACAAAAACTTATTGATAGAGGTGTTTTAATAAGAAAATTTGGTGGAAAGTTAGAAAATTATTACAGAGTTACAATTGGTGATAAAGAAGAAAATTCTATGTTTGTTGGAGCTATAAGAGATATTTTGAAAAAGGAGAAATAG
- a CDS encoding anti-sigma-V factor rsiV has product MTSKERLNKLKDEYHKIPIPKKLDTIINHEKIENIYREKNKKVNRLRFKVAIAFACIFTVLVNISPVFADNFSKIPVIGAIVEVITIKNYSLKSENYEAEIDIPKIRGLKDKNLEQRLNSSFMEDGKRLYHQFQERMEKIQSSKNKGYKSLSLSYSVKNNSKKFLSIEMTKNEIEASSYVSKVHYTIDKKRQIVLTLPMLFKDDKYIKVISDNIKEQMREQMKKDSTKSYFIDQKKDLPVEDFKTINKYQDFYFNKNEDLVICFDEYEVAPGYMGAVEFVIPYKVIKDL; this is encoded by the coding sequence ATGACAAGCAAAGAAAGGTTAAATAAGTTAAAAGATGAGTATCATAAAATTCCAATACCCAAGAAATTAGATACTATAATAAATCATGAAAAAATAGAAAACATATATCGAGAGAAAAATAAAAAAGTAAATAGATTAAGATTTAAAGTTGCAATAGCCTTTGCATGTATATTTACAGTATTAGTAAATATAAGTCCTGTATTTGCAGACAATTTTTCTAAGATACCTGTAATTGGAGCAATAGTAGAAGTAATAACTATAAAAAATTATAGTTTAAAAAGTGAAAATTATGAAGCTGAGATTGATATTCCTAAAATACGAGGTTTAAAAGATAAAAACTTAGAACAAAGATTAAACAGTAGTTTTATGGAAGATGGAAAAAGGCTTTATCATCAATTCCAAGAGAGAATGGAGAAGATACAATCATCAAAGAATAAAGGATATAAATCTTTAAGTTTGAGTTATAGTGTAAAAAATAATTCTAAAAAATTTCTATCAATAGAGATGACAAAAAATGAGATAGAGGCTTCATCATATGTGAGTAAGGTACATTATACTATTGATAAAAAAAGACAAATAGTTTTGACTTTGCCAATGCTTTTTAAAGATGATAAGTATATAAAAGTTATAAGTGATAATATAAAAGAACAAATGAGAGAACAAATGAAAAAGGATAGTACAAAATCCTATTTTATAGATCAAAAAAAAGACTTGCCTGTTGAAGATTTTAAAACAATTAATAAGTATCAGGATTTTTATTTTAATAAAAATGAAGACCTTGTAATTTGTTTTGATGAATATGAAGTAGCACCTGGTTATATGGGCGCAGTTGAGTTTGTAATACCATATAAAGTAATAAAAGATTTGTAA
- a CDS encoding XdhC family protein, which produces MNIYEQAIRLIENNEDFAFATITSHSGSTPRETGAMMIVKNDSTIFGSVGGGSVEAECIKHAINVIKNRESMLYKFTLNKSDVAKLGMICGGTGEIQIDFIDSKLKSNIEKFNKRLKENTSKAYIFGAGHISRDVAVILSLLEFRTVVIDDREEFANHERFPESEVVVLDSFENIPDFPTDENSYIIILTRGHLYDSSALEWALKREAGYIGMIGSGTKIGLTYEKLMKKGFKKEELSKVHAPIGIKLNAQTPAEIAVCIAAELINCRANKEK; this is translated from the coding sequence ATGAATATATATGAACAAGCAATAAGATTAATAGAAAATAATGAGGATTTCGCATTTGCTACAATAACGTCTCATTCAGGTTCAACACCACGTGAAACTGGAGCAATGATGATTGTGAAAAATGATTCTACTATATTTGGCTCAGTAGGAGGAGGTAGTGTAGAAGCAGAATGTATAAAACATGCAATTAATGTTATAAAAAACAGAGAATCAATGTTGTATAAATTTACTCTAAACAAATCTGATGTGGCAAAACTAGGAATGATATGTGGAGGTACTGGAGAAATACAAATAGATTTTATAGATAGTAAATTAAAAAGTAATATAGAAAAATTTAATAAGAGACTAAAGGAAAATACAAGTAAAGCATATATATTTGGTGCAGGTCATATTTCAAGAGATGTTGCTGTGATACTATCTCTTTTAGAATTTAGAACAGTAGTAATAGATGATAGAGAAGAATTTGCTAATCATGAAAGGTTTCCAGAATCAGAAGTAGTAGTTTTAGATTCTTTTGAAAACATACCAGATTTTCCAACTGACGAAAATAGTTATATAATTATTTTAACAAGAGGTCATCTATATGATTCAAGTGCTTTAGAATGGGCTCTTAAAAGAGAGGCTGGTTATATAGGTATGATTGGAAGTGGAACAAAAATTGGATTGACTTACGAAAAACTCATGAAAAAAGGTTTTAAGAAGGAAGAATTATCAAAAGTACATGCACCAATAGGCATAAAATTGAATGCTCAAACACCAGCTGAAATAGCTGTATGTATAGCTGCTGAACTTATAAATTGTAGAGCTAATAAGGAAAAATAA
- a CDS encoding M48 family metallopeptidase, which translates to MNTGSKDIDTLKVNFRGIEIKAVLVYKNRKNISIKIDPFGKITVMSPPKISKKIIKDIIIEKGDWILKKSEKCKGREEVYKQRMFITGEKFLYLGEEYHLVIKELLRDSVKKSNCRITINEYQIVVQTNDTSTDFIKKSLKSWYKMESERIVLERIDFLKLNCEIMKQLVPASVKVKEQNKRWGSCTAQKNIYINSKISMARLDVIDYVIIHEFSHLVHMNHSKKFYDLVKSIMPDYKDKENWLKINGYKIII; encoded by the coding sequence ATGAACACAGGGAGTAAAGATATTGATACTTTAAAGGTTAATTTTAGAGGGATTGAAATAAAAGCAGTTTTAGTATATAAAAATAGAAAAAATATTTCTATAAAAATAGATCCATTTGGCAAAATAACTGTAATGAGTCCTCCTAAAATATCCAAAAAAATAATAAAAGATATAATTATTGAAAAAGGAGACTGGATACTTAAAAAGTCAGAAAAATGTAAAGGAAGAGAGGAAGTATATAAACAAAGAATGTTTATAACTGGCGAAAAATTTCTTTATTTAGGTGAAGAGTACCATCTAGTTATAAAAGAACTGTTGAGAGATTCTGTCAAAAAAAGTAACTGTAGAATAACTATTAACGAATATCAAATAGTTGTTCAGACAAATGATACAAGTACAGATTTTATTAAAAAATCTTTAAAATCTTGGTATAAGATGGAAAGTGAAAGAATAGTATTAGAGAGAATAGATTTTCTTAAATTAAATTGTGAAATAATGAAGCAATTAGTTCCAGCGAGTGTTAAGGTAAAAGAACAAAATAAGAGATGGGGAAGTTGTACAGCTCAAAAAAATATTTATATAAACTCAAAAATATCTATGGCAAGATTAGATGTAATTGATTATGTAATAATACATGAGTTTAGCCATTTAGTACATATGAATCACTCTAAAAAATTCTATGATTTAGTAAAATCCATTATGCCCGATTATAAAGATAAAGAAAATTGGCTAAAAATAAATGGATATAAAATAATAATCTAA
- the hisH gene encoding imidazole glycerol phosphate synthase subunit HisH, producing the protein MNIIVDYGLGNIDSVSRGFRKAGIETKISSDIDEIKQADSLILPGVGAFRDSISALDKLGLIPIIKEHVSKGKFMIGICLGMQLLYEKSYEYGEYEGLGLIKGSIDKLDISLKVPHMGWNNLKFNKANDDILKYINEDDYVYFVHSYYANSSNEELIAFSEYEKKIPAIVRKGNVYGIQFHPEKSGEVGLNILRAYGEMIK; encoded by the coding sequence ATGAATATAATAGTAGACTATGGTCTTGGAAATATAGATTCTGTGTCTAGGGGTTTTAGAAAAGCTGGAATAGAAACTAAAATTTCTAGTGATATAGATGAAATAAAACAGGCAGATTCACTTATACTTCCAGGTGTTGGAGCTTTTAGAGATTCTATAAGTGCCTTAGATAAACTAGGATTGATACCAATAATAAAGGAGCATGTTTCTAAGGGTAAATTTATGATAGGTATATGTCTAGGAATGCAATTACTTTATGAAAAAAGTTATGAGTATGGAGAATATGAAGGATTAGGACTTATAAAAGGAAGTATTGATAAACTGGATATAAGTTTAAAAGTGCCACATATGGGATGGAATAATCTAAAATTTAATAAGGCAAATGATGATATACTTAAATATATAAATGAAGATGATTATGTATACTTCGTTCACTCATATTATGCAAATTCATCAAATGAAGAACTAATTGCATTTTCAGAATATGAAAAGAAAATCCCTGCTATTGTTAGAAAAGGCAATGTATATGGTATACAATTTCATCCTGAAAAAAGTGGAGAAGTAGGGTTAAATATATTAAGAGCATATGGGGAGATGATAAAATGA
- the hisIE gene encoding bifunctional phosphoribosyl-AMP cyclohydrolase/phosphoribosyl-ATP diphosphatase HisIE gives MDNKCNNVYSDEVEKFIRSIKFDDKGLVPVVVQEVVSKDVLMLAYMNKDAIKKTLKDKVACYFSRSRQELWVKGETSGNTQKVVKMSYDCDVDTILLFVEQTGVACHTGNYSCFYRDLFDDSSKMELEVQTNILKELYDLINERKNNPVEGSYTNYLFEKGIDKILKKVGEESSEVIIASKNTDKSELIYEISDLVYHTLVLMIEKGVEIDEIKKELLKRRK, from the coding sequence ATGGATAATAAGTGTAACAATGTATACAGTGATGAAGTAGAGAAATTTATAAGAAGTATAAAGTTTGATGATAAAGGGTTAGTCCCTGTTGTTGTTCAAGAGGTAGTTAGCAAAGATGTACTGATGTTAGCATATATGAATAAAGATGCTATAAAGAAAACCTTAAAAGATAAAGTAGCTTGCTATTTTAGTAGAAGTAGACAAGAACTTTGGGTTAAAGGTGAGACATCTGGTAATACTCAAAAAGTAGTTAAGATGTCTTATGATTGTGATGTAGATACTATACTACTTTTTGTTGAACAAACTGGTGTAGCTTGTCATACAGGCAATTATTCTTGTTTTTACAGAGACTTGTTTGATGATAGTTCAAAAATGGAGCTTGAAGTACAAACAAATATATTGAAAGAATTATATGATTTAATCAATGAAAGAAAAAATAATCCAGTTGAAGGTTCTTATACTAATTATCTTTTTGAAAAAGGAATAGATAAGATTCTTAAAAAAGTAGGTGAAGAGAGTAGTGAGGTAATTATAGCATCAAAAAATACTGATAAAAGTGAACTTATTTACGAAATTAGCGATTTAGTATATCATACATTGGTTTTAATGATAGAAAAAGGTGTTGAAATTGATGAAATAAAAAAAGAATTACTTAAAAGAAGAAAATAG
- the hisF gene encoding imidazole glycerol phosphate synthase subunit HisF codes for MLTRRIIPCLDVRNGRVVKGKKFKDIVDVDSPEVLGKFYSDCGADELVFYDITASNEERKTSLEFVTKVAENINIPFCVGGGVNKLEDFTDILRKGADKVSINSSAVKNPELIREASLKFGAQCVVLSIDAKKNEEGSWSVYVKGGREKTNLDAIEWAVKGVELGAGEIVVNSMDEDGMKNGYDIELLSKITSLVNVPVIASGGAGKKEDFYEAVNKSNVDGILAASVFHFGEIKINDLKKYLKDMGVEVRL; via the coding sequence ATGCTTACTAGGAGAATAATACCTTGTCTAGATGTGAGAAATGGAAGAGTTGTAAAGGGGAAAAAATTTAAAGATATAGTAGATGTTGATAGTCCAGAAGTACTTGGAAAATTTTATAGTGATTGTGGTGCAGATGAACTTGTATTCTATGATATAACTGCATCAAATGAAGAGAGAAAGACATCTTTAGAATTTGTGACAAAAGTTGCAGAAAATATAAATATACCATTTTGTGTTGGTGGAGGAGTAAATAAATTAGAAGATTTCACTGATATTTTAAGAAAAGGTGCTGATAAAGTTTCTATAAATTCATCAGCAGTCAAAAATCCTGAATTAATAAGGGAAGCTTCATTAAAATTTGGAGCACAATGTGTTGTTTTATCGATAGATGCAAAGAAAAATGAAGAGGGTTCATGGAGCGTATACGTAAAAGGTGGAAGAGAAAAAACTAATCTGGATGCAATTGAATGGGCTGTTAAAGGTGTAGAACTTGGAGCAGGAGAAATCGTTGTAAATAGTATGGATGAAGATGGAATGAAAAATGGATATGATATAGAATTATTATCAAAGATAACTTCTTTAGTAAATGTACCTGTCATAGCATCTGGAGGCGCTGGAAAAAAGGAAGATTTTTATGAGGCGGTTAATAAATCCAATGTAGATGGAATTTTAGCAGCATCTGTTTTTCATTTTGGCGAGATAAAAATAAACGATTTAAAGAAATATTTAAAAGACATGGGTGTAGAAGTAAGATTATAA
- the hisA gene encoding 1-(5-phosphoribosyl)-5-[(5-phosphoribosylamino)methylideneamino]imidazole-4-carboxamide isomerase gives MIIFPAIDIKDNKCVRLTQGEFDKVNVYYDNPLEVAYKWKNEGAEYIHIVDLNGARSEFGVNTKIIEDIANNIDIPIQVGGGVRDKEKVKSLINAGVTRVILGSIAIENLNLVEELVNEYKEKIVVSIDAKDGKVAVRGWEVVSNVDSLTLCKQLEKIGVQTIVYTDISKDGMLQGPNFDIYERIAKETSLNVIASGGVTSIEDVKRLKAMNLYGAIIGKALYDKKIDFKEAQQLCLLGE, from the coding sequence ATGATAATATTTCCAGCAATAGATATAAAAGATAATAAGTGTGTAAGACTCACACAAGGAGAATTTGACAAAGTAAATGTATATTATGATAATCCATTAGAAGTAGCATATAAATGGAAAAATGAAGGAGCAGAATATATACATATAGTAGATTTAAATGGTGCTAGAAGTGAATTTGGTGTAAATACAAAAATAATTGAGGACATAGCAAACAATATAGATATACCTATTCAAGTTGGCGGTGGAGTTAGGGATAAGGAAAAAGTCAAAAGTTTAATAAATGCTGGTGTTACTAGAGTAATATTAGGCAGTATAGCGATTGAAAATTTGAATTTAGTTGAAGAATTGGTCAATGAATATAAAGAGAAAATTGTAGTTTCTATAGATGCTAAAGATGGAAAAGTAGCAGTTAGGGGATGGGAAGTTGTAAGCAATGTAGACTCATTAACATTATGTAAACAACTTGAAAAGATAGGTGTACAAACTATTGTTTATACAGATATATCAAAAGATGGGATGTTGCAAGGTCCAAATTTTGACATATATGAAAGAATAGCAAAGGAAACATCACTAAATGTTATTGCTTCTGGAGGTGTAACTTCTATAGAAGACGTAAAAAGACTAAAAGCTATGAACTTATATGGTGCAATAATAGGTAAAGCGCTTTATGATAAAAAGATAGACTTTAAGGAGGCACAACAATTATGCTTACTAGGAGAATAA
- a CDS encoding polysaccharide deacetylase family protein encodes MRNKKKKINRKKLYLLLSAIVVCLAFIVVGVRVSSLNMKENEISRNAKLSSSTITDIVSNTSIEVSKGPSKSSGKIAYITIDDGPSKFTDEMIKTLNKYNVKATFFMIDGNMKEYPQQVKNIIKNGNTAGFHSVSHDIHKLYVTSTSAKEEFDTNDQTFYKITGKHSKVIRIPYGSKPYTPQASYQALVDAGYKIWDWDLDTEDWRSNSSQIVQNVKNHIKNRKGEDKDQLVVLMHEKKQSAEALDSVLKFLSDEGYEFAPVDQNQIPKNYWLRNLE; translated from the coding sequence ATGAGAAATAAAAAGAAAAAAATAAATAGAAAGAAGTTGTATTTGCTTTTAAGTGCTATTGTAGTGTGTCTGGCTTTTATAGTAGTTGGTGTTCGCGTCAGCTCTTTAAATATGAAGGAAAATGAAATTAGTAGAAATGCAAAACTGTCAAGTTCTACTATTACAGATATAGTATCTAATACATCAATAGAAGTTAGTAAAGGGCCAAGTAAAAGTTCTGGAAAAATAGCATACATAACTATAGATGATGGTCCATCTAAATTTACTGACGAGATGATAAAAACTTTAAATAAATACAATGTTAAAGCAACTTTTTTTATGATAGATGGGAATATGAAGGAATATCCACAGCAAGTTAAAAATATAATTAAAAATGGGAACACAGCAGGTTTTCATAGTGTATCACATGATATTCACAAGCTTTATGTTACTAGTACATCAGCAAAAGAGGAATTTGATACAAATGATCAAACTTTTTATAAGATAACTGGTAAACATTCAAAAGTAATAAGAATACCTTATGGAAGCAAACCATATACACCACAAGCCTCTTATCAGGCTTTAGTTGATGCTGGATATAAAATTTGGGACTGGGACTTAGATACAGAAGACTGGAGATCTAATTCTTCTCAAATTGTACAAAATGTAAAAAATCATATTAAGAATAGAAAAGGTGAAGATAAAGACCAACTTGTAGTTTTAATGCATGAGAAAAAACAGAGTGCAGAAGCTTTAGATTCAGTTTTAAAATTCTTATCAGATGAAGGTTATGAATTTGCGCCAGTAGATCAAAACCAAATACCAAAAAATTATTGGTTACGTAATTTAGAGTAG
- a CDS encoding APC family permease, with translation MGSNELKKTLGVSAALSTVVGSVIGAGVFFKPQAVYTLTGGAPGLGILAWLIAGIITITAGLTAAEVSVAIPKTGGMMVYIKEIYGEKLGFLTGWMQIVLFYPGMMAALGVIFGEQASALIGSPSLLLPIAIGIIVIVAGLNMLGSKTGGVIQTVSTICKLIPLILIMVVGFIKGGGNNPILTPMVGEGLSLGSVLGQVLIAILFAFDGWMNVGTLAGEMKNPGKDLPKAIIGGLSVVMAVYFIINLAYLWVLPANELANYASPASAVAEVIFGSMGGKIISVGILISVFGALNGFLLTGSRVAYTLATDKTLPKYGIFSKLNSAQVPANAIALVSVIASIYALSGQFNLLTDLAVFATWIFYVLTFIGVMKLRKTHPNIPREYKVPLYPIVPIIAIASGIFVVVNQLCFAGMKTTMISIGGLVITAIGLPVYAYMTRGVKR, from the coding sequence ATGGGAAGTAATGAACTGAAAAAGACTCTTGGCGTATCAGCAGCATTATCAACTGTTGTTGGTTCCGTTATAGGAGCGGGCGTATTTTTTAAACCACAAGCAGTCTATACATTAACTGGAGGAGCTCCAGGTCTTGGTATATTGGCATGGTTAATAGCTGGAATCATAACTATAACAGCTGGTCTTACAGCTGCAGAGGTATCAGTTGCGATACCAAAAACTGGTGGAATGATGGTATATATAAAAGAAATTTATGGAGAAAAATTAGGTTTTTTAACTGGATGGATGCAAATTGTATTATTTTATCCAGGGATGATGGCAGCATTAGGTGTTATATTTGGAGAACAAGCATCAGCACTAATTGGTAGTCCATCACTTTTACTTCCAATAGCAATTGGAATTATAGTAATAGTTGCAGGGCTTAATATGTTAGGTTCAAAAACTGGAGGAGTCATACAAACTGTTTCTACAATTTGTAAGTTAATACCACTTATTTTAATAATGGTTGTTGGATTTATTAAAGGTGGTGGAAATAATCCAATACTTACACCTATGGTTGGTGAAGGATTAAGCCTGGGTAGTGTACTAGGTCAAGTTTTAATTGCTATATTATTTGCTTTTGATGGATGGATGAATGTTGGTACTTTAGCTGGAGAAATGAAGAATCCTGGAAAAGACCTTCCAAAAGCTATAATAGGTGGATTATCAGTTGTTATGGCTGTTTATTTTATAATAAATTTAGCGTATCTTTGGGTATTACCAGCTAATGAATTAGCAAATTATGCTTCTCCTGCATCAGCAGTTGCTGAAGTTATATTTGGTTCAATGGGTGGAAAAATAATATCTGTAGGTATATTAATTTCAGTGTTTGGAGCATTAAATGGATTTTTACTAACTGGTTCAAGGGTGGCATATACTTTAGCTACAGATAAGACTTTACCAAAGTATGGTATATTTTCTAAATTAAATTCTGCTCAAGTTCCAGCAAATGCAATAGCATTAGTATCTGTTATTGCATCTATATATGCTTTGTCAGGTCAATTTAATTTATTAACTGACTTAGCTGTATTTGCTACTTGGATATTCTATGTATTAACTTTTATAGGGGTTATGAAACTTAGAAAGACTCATCCAAATATACCAAGAGAGTATAAAGTTCCATTATATCCTATTGTTCCTATAATAGCTATAGCAAGTGGTATATTTGTTGTAGTTAATCAATTGTGTTTTGCAGGTATGAAAACTACTATGATATCTATAGGAGGTCTTGTAATAACAGCTATAGGCTTACCAGTGTATGCTTATATGACTAGAGGAGTAAAAAGATAA
- a CDS encoding peptidylprolyl isomerase, with product MNKKIYIGMVGILSLMMVGCNKSLAKVNDVEITKEQYKKTKAVLSATNNYINGQSLDELEKTLDKKGRNKLENVIISFMVDNELLYQEAKDKGLTPSKSEVDSKYQELEDKMNLNTSYKEKMDKAGVDKDYLKQEISRDLAIDKNKKAFEDRINISDNDMEAYYTSHKKDFNVEEVSASQILISTLDKNKKEVSKDKKEALKKKADNILTKIKNGESFESLAKKYSDDKATGKNGGQLGYFTKDDKNAEFTKEVFKLKKNEVSNVFETSYGYHIVKVTDKRERQKSFNECQSLIRESILNEKYIEHIKKLNEDAKIDR from the coding sequence TTGAATAAAAAAATTTATATAGGAATGGTCGGAATATTGTCTTTGATGATGGTTGGTTGTAATAAAAGTTTAGCAAAAGTAAATGATGTGGAAATCACAAAAGAACAGTACAAAAAAACAAAAGCAGTTTTATCTGCTACTAATAATTATATAAATGGGCAGTCTTTAGATGAATTAGAAAAAACTTTGGATAAAAAAGGTAGAAATAAATTAGAAAATGTTATAATATCGTTTATGGTGGATAATGAACTTTTATATCAAGAGGCTAAGGATAAAGGACTAACTCCAAGTAAAAGTGAAGTAGACTCAAAATATCAAGAACTAGAAGATAAGATGAATTTGAATACAAGCTATAAGGAAAAAATGGACAAAGCAGGTGTTGATAAAGATTATTTAAAACAAGAAATATCTAGAGATTTAGCAATAGATAAAAATAAAAAGGCCTTTGAAGATAGAATAAACATAAGTGATAATGATATGGAAGCCTACTATACAAGTCATAAAAAAGATTTTAATGTAGAAGAAGTAAGTGCTTCTCAGATACTTATATCGACTTTAGATAAAAATAAAAAAGAAGTAAGCAAAGATAAAAAAGAAGCTTTGAAGAAGAAGGCAGATAATATATTGACTAAAATCAAAAATGGAGAAAGTTTTGAAAGTTTGGCTAAAAAATATTCGGATGATAAAGCAACTGGAAAAAATGGAGGACAGCTAGGATATTTTACAAAGGATGATAAAAATGCTGAGTTTACAAAGGAAGTGTTCAAATTAAAGAAAAATGAAGTTTCAAATGTGTTTGAAACTAGTTATGGATATCATATAGTCAAAGTTACTGATAAAAGAGAAAGACAAAAAAGTTTTAATGAGTGTCAGAGTTTAATAAGAGAATCTATTTTAAATGAAAAGTATATTGAGCATATAAAAAAACTGAATGAAGATGCTAAAATAGACAGATAG
- a CDS encoding RNA polymerase sigma factor: MFKSLKRTKVEKYIIDNKDSFYRIAYSYTKNEEDALDVVQEAMYKALYSVENIKEVNYIKTWFYKILVRTSIDFIRKNRKYNNMTDIDLIDETGEYDKYTDLDLRRALEELPIEYKSIIILRFFEDLKIEEVAIILDENVNTVKTRLYTALKKLKLKIEE, encoded by the coding sequence ATGTTTAAGAGTTTAAAGAGAACGAAAGTTGAGAAATACATTATCGATAATAAAGACTCTTTTTATAGAATAGCATATAGTTATACGAAGAATGAAGAAGATGCCTTAGATGTGGTTCAAGAAGCCATGTATAAGGCACTATACTCAGTGGAAAATATTAAAGAAGTAAATTATATAAAGACATGGTTTTATAAAATTTTAGTTAGAACGAGTATAGATTTTATTAGAAAAAACCGTAAATATAATAATATGACAGATATTGACCTTATAGATGAGACTGGAGAGTATGATAAATATACTGATTTGGATTTAAGAAGAGCTTTGGAAGAATTACCTATTGAATACAAATCTATTATAATATTAAGATTTTTTGAAGATTTAAAGATTGAAGAAGTAGCAATAATATTGGATGAAAATGTGAATACTGTTAAAACTAGGTTATATACTGCTTTAAAAAAACTAAAATTAAAAATTGAAGAGTAG
- a CDS encoding ACT domain-containing protein, translating to MENTVYAKLNQGIDSFLRVAMTLRRREVDIQSISMTVDNMNNSGIKLIVNEEKTSLDSVLNHMKKLHDIREITVERMRH from the coding sequence ATGGAAAATACTGTATATGCTAAATTAAACCAAGGAATAGATTCTTTTTTAAGAGTGGCTATGACTCTAAGAAGAAGAGAGGTTGATATACAATCAATAAGTATGACTGTAGATAATATGAATAATTCAGGTATAAAATTAATAGTAAATGAAGAAAAGACATCTTTAGATTCTGTCTTAAACCATATGAAAAAACTACATGATATAAGAGAGATAACTGTTGAAAGAATGAGACATTAA